From the Tigriopus californicus strain San Diego chromosome 4, Tcal_SD_v2.1, whole genome shotgun sequence genome, the window AAAAACTAccaacaacaaaaaccaaatcaaaaatctTGATTTCAGGCCAGGCTCAACAGTGGCTTCTCCGTCCGGGGTTCCTTACTTGACCAAAGACCAATCAGTCCGAGCTCGGTTCAGCCTTTAGATTGGGTCTCACATTTCGTTGGTATTGGACCTACTGTGGTTTTGGTTTCTAAAGTGGAATTCGGATGCGTGAATTGTGCTCACCTGTACTTGAGATTGACCACTTTGGTGAAGAGAAAGGCTCGACCCGTGGCCCCCGTGAACCGAGTCGACATGAGCTCATTGCGATTGGTCAAAAACGTGCCACAGCGACCACAGTTGAATAATTTCTGCCCACCCATGTGCTCTAAATAGACACGACCCATGATAAAAGGGGAGTATTTCTTTGCAAATCTTGACTTATCAATGACGTTCTGGACTTCTTATGGGGGGGATTCAGTCTAGCCAAATTGGCCGAGACTGGCAGTTTGAGCAGGCCAGAACGCTGATTTTTGTAACCAGGAATCAAGATAAAAACGGGGTAATGACCGTAATGACGCTTGAATATAGCCAGTTGGGAGCGGTTGGTGtcaaaaaagaatatgaaCGCCACGAAACGGGTTCTAGTAGTCAGGATAAAGTTCTTTTAACATGGCCACTTTACCTTGAGTCACGCTGGCCTGGCAACACTCTCTTTGGAGAGAACAATGTAGGTCAACAAAGAAGTAACAGGGTTATATAAAgctcataacaaaaagccaaatttgagtcTTTCTTTTGGCTGTGACATAGTTtttcagaaaaagaaaaagtcagTTATTTAGTTagtttcaaaacttttcaattcattgttaaaaaaaatcaataccaATACGCTCTAGTTTTACtagtaaaaaagcaaaaaaagcatCCTCATCCTCGGCTTGACTCTTGGGGCCTGTTGTCCTTGAAAGAGACACGACAAAGCAAAAGGAATATCATGATAACAAATCATCCTTAAACTATATTGTCTGACCCCTCCTTGAGCTTATAAccaaaaggaggaaaatttgatgaagatgaaaaattttcaattgtgttTATATTTTTGTGAATGCTTGTTTGCGCACTGTTCAGGACATTTTATTTAGACAAGACTTGAAATCCCCATGTTTTGATTATGCCTGATGTGTTTAGATTCCCATTGAGAATCTGAGAGTGTTAATTTGGAAGTCGATCTCGAGCGTTTCTAGGTGGGGAATTGCAAATGTTGATAACAGAGTAAGAGTAAGTATGCTGAATTAAATATGATGATTGTTGCCACAAAATCTATGGGAGGGGGTAATTATATTCATGGGTTTTTGATGAGTGTTCGAGAAGGTCAAAGCCAACTTCCAGCAGAAATTGCATTATTTTCGTCCTTGAGGTTAAACCAAAGTAGCTCAAATGAATATGTCTCCAAATGAGCAACGGGAGTGACTTTAGTGTCGAGGAATTTCTGATGCCGAACCAAATGGATTACCCGAAACATTAATCTTACCTTACTTTTTTGTATTGCATTCACATTAGCCTACATTAAACCAGGGTTAAACCAGGGCTGTAGTCGGTTCTAAATAAAAGCGATGGAGTAtggtactcatgactttagcTTATTTTGCACTGGATTCCTCGAAGACCACTTTCAAAAAACTCAATCACCAAAAACACTTCGCTGGTTGGAATCACATAAGGTCCATCCATAATGATTATAACTGATGGCTGGAGGTATGCAACCCAAAAGCGAAAGGTCATGTTGAAAAACTATCATCAAACGTTCTGAAGCTTTTGCATCTTCTTAGCCAATATCCTAAACATGTATCTGCAAAAGTTGTGGaaatgttgaaatttgatacattTGATGCTATATACCTAAGGCAAGGGAATACGTCCTGCCAACCAGCAACTTGAAAACTTTGCTTTGCATCTGACATATTCATCCATCGGCATTTGATTCACAAGATGCGAACTTTAATGCTTGCAAATTTTTCAaggttccaaacaaaaataacttcAGTGTTGCTTGGTCCAAGCTCAAATTTTTGCGCTAATCTTCCCTATTTAGGATATATTTCTGGGAATATTTACGCCCAATGCTTCAAGTTTCTGCCAGTTGCTCTAGAAGAAAATGCCCATtatattttacttttctttgCTTCGTTACATCTACAACATTTCGAGATGTTATGGATTTACAGTAGTCCTTAAAAAACTGcgatttatttcaattttgcgaTTACTTCCGATTTTGCTAATGCTGCCCTGCATTGCAATCTACCttgaagctgaaaaaaaaggttactTTTGCACTTTCTGATGATTGTGCACCATTACAATGAGTTTCTTCATGATGTGAAGATATTATGACAATCTGGTAGCTGTGGCACAGAATGATACTTAATCCCAATCTGGTCCaacattttgccaaatttggttttgaaggCAAGCCATTTGGTAAGAAACAAGCCCCTTAAATGGTAGATGACACTAGTTACTAAAAGCTGATGACGCCAAGTTGACAATGTCCAATAGTATTCTCAAAACTTGGCAAATAGGTCCTGAAGTAATAGCTATTGAAGAGTCTAAGAGCACACTGTGGGCAGAGACCCAACCATCAAGAGCGTCACCACACTATTTAAAACCGTTACAGAAAATTTCAGGAACATCACTTGTAGTTCAAAGTTTCAGCATTCTTCAATAAAGAATTGAATTACAATTCccatttgtttattttttgtgAGTTAGATGGCAATGGATGAATATTCCAGCTCCATTATTTATCTTCAAAACGAATTGTTTAGCTATTAGTGTATTCAATAAAACacatttcaagacattttcttTCATGAGCATGAATGTTAAGGTGGAAAAGGATATTCTTTAATTGCTACATGGTGCTTGTCAGTTGTTTGCAATAAGGAATAATTTTTAGGTTTAGGTTAGTCCACTATCTTCTTATGGCCAACAGCAAAAAGTATGACATGGGCTGTTTAGTTAATCCTTTTAGCGCTGGTTAGGTCTGAATTATGAGTGTTACAAAGATAATCTTGAATAAAAATTGGTAGACTTCTAGGcacactttaaaaaaatatccctCGGCGCCTATGTTTTGATAGCGCTTTACCATTCCTGGCTGGGGAAAAGTGATCGAGGGGCAATTTTGCCTCTATGACGTCCCGGGATGGCCTAGGGCGAATATTGGCGGCCAAATCGCCCCAGTTTGGCATCTTTCCCCCTTGAGCTGCAGTCACCCTGAAACCACGTGCTCGAACCtgttgactgactgactgacctgGCTTTCAGTTTTGTTACAGAGGTGTGGAACTAGCCCTGCCTTCACAGAGGTGAGATCGGTGGAGTGCAGGCCAGAGCGACTCAGTTATCGGGAACCCACCAGCCCGCCACCCACGGGCAGCTATTGAAACCCGGAGTGGAGCGCGGCCATTGGCATCCTTGTATCCTGGGATTGAGCGGGGCCATGGATACCAAGACGTTGTTGTCCTTTTTCGATTTGCGGCAAAAATTCGAGCGCGTCCAAATCGAGGATGGACGAAAGTTGGAAGAGCCCGACGATCCTGACGCTTGGGACGCCGTCTTGGCTCCCACGGCCGGGACCACGGCCGAGGCCGGGGCCACGGCATCCGGCTCAACGCCGGATGAGCCGTACTATGTCCAATACCAAAAACGAGAGTTGGAAGCCCATCGACGGCGAATGGCTGATGAACGCCTCCATCCTGGGCGGAGTGGCGGCGGATCGATTCTTCATCGGGTACGCCTTCCGCCTTCGTGTAGTCCTGGACGAGATTGGCAACTGCTGCAGCAGCAGAGGCGATAGTCGTTCAAATGGCAGTCTGTGAGGGATGGATGTGGCATCTCAACTAGTGAACAAAATAGGAAATAGCCTTAATCAAGGACTTTCAAAAGTCTGGATTGGTCAATGGAGAATGAGATTGAGGTCGAGCCAGTTGCGCTTCGGTGAGATGGAATGAGGGCAAGACAATTTAACAAAGCCCAGAcctcaacttgttttttttttgtcaagttgTCAATGAGGTTGGTTAGCTAAGGCCAGGTCAGAGGGAGCATTCATGGAATGCCAACCCTGAACTTCAGACTTATTTCACCCGTCTCAACTCGGTGAAAACTGGCATGACGCTCCACATGCTTTTAGTTGTTTCCTCCACAACCGACCTGAGCGACACGTCTCTATAGGCCGACTAGCTCCCATCCAGCTTGACCGAGAACCCGGATTGATACCCCAGCCCCAttttccatgttccatgtCCCATGTGCGTGCCTCAACTCCTTGTGTAATCTTCACTGATATGATGGCCTTTCTATGTAGATGAGTGGTGCCCATTCAGTGGCGGGTTCGCACATGACGGGCATTGAGGCAGCCTCCTCGTTGGGTGGGGCCTCCGAACTCCCACCCAATCCGGCACGCCCCTTGAGTGAAGATCTCTTGAGTAAATACAACTTTGACAATGTGGGTCTGGAGGCGGGCTCGAAACTGCCCATCTGGGGCGCCAAAGAAGCCATCGTCAACACCATCGACAATAATCAGGTAATCTGAAAACTGGGCTAGTAAGAACCCCATCTCGTTCTCTCTTGGTCTGAAGGTGTCATTAGAACTTGTCTCTAACTTTGGATATCTAGCGATGCTGATTGTTTCTGCCATACGCTTGGAAACCCTACTTGGTGTTGGCCAGAAACATTTGATTCGGAAATAGATTCGACAAATGTTAAGAATGCCCTCGTGAAACAAATCCCCTTTTTTCATTCAGGTGACGATCGTGTCTGGTTACACGGGCTGCGgcaaaacaactcaaatcCCACAATTCATTCTCAACCATGCGGCTCACAATCGCAAGTATGTTAATATTGTGGTGACTCAACCACGTCGAATTGCCGCCAAAACTGTGGCCAAACGCGTGTGCACCGAACGAAATTGGCCTTTAGGCAAGTTGGTGGGCTACAAAATCGGATTAGATAAGGAATTCTCCTCGCCGGACACGCGACTTCTCTACTGTACCACGGGCATGCTCAAAAAGATGATAATCAGTGAGTACTTCTTGGTCGAGAATGATGGAATCGCTTTTATGGATATGACTGACCTTTCTCTGTTCTAGGTAAGAAACACTTGTACGATTGGACGcacatcattttggatgaGGTTCACGAACGAGAACAGGACATGGACTTCGCCCTACTTCTGTGCAAGAAGCTGTTGAACACGAATTCCCTCGGcgtgaaattgattttgatgagtgCTACATTGAATTCGTCGAAATTGGAGGATTATTTCACTCGTGAACTCCCTGGTGTCTGTAAGTTGATCCACTCCAACATGAGGCACGAGGAAACACATTGCAACATTAACGGgttggaagaaaattgaaaagataatCGAATTTTTTATGTACACTCGATTTCAGATAAAGGATAAAGAATAGTTTACAGTTCTAATTGGGTCCAAGAATTCAATTTTAGGACAGTTATTTTCATTTAGTTATTAATCACTTATCCCCCCCTTCTGGTTAGCTTTCATGGAAAAGCCCGGTCGGTATGAAATTAAAGCCAATCATTCCCGCCATCAAGTCAACGAAATCTACTTGGACCGATTGGTGAAATACTACCCCGCGGGTTTTGATGAGCCCGATATGCAAGACGGACCTCGATTACACGATGCCAATATACATTTGTGTAAAGTGATTCTGGAGCAACTCGAAAAACTTGACGGGTCCGAGAGTCAGGATAAAAACACCGGGTATGACTCTGATTTTCGTTCCACTCATTACCCCTTTTCTTAAGGTGTTTTGTTACCCTCTCTGCAGTCATGTTGGTCCCCACCACAAACATGCGGTTCTGGTGTTTCTCCCAGGAGAGGCGGAAATCATGCGTGTGAAACGGGTCCTGGAGGGCGgctccaaggccaaagaatTGGGATGGGTCGTTCATGTTTTGCATTCCAAAGTGCCTTTGGATCTCATCGAGTAAGTTGCACCTCCTCTTCCGATCAACGTTAGTCCAAGTggttgcatgtttttttttcgaatttagGTTGGCATTCCAAGACCCGCCCCGAGGATACAGAAAAGTGATCCTGGCCACGAATGTTGCGGAGAGCTCGATCACAATCCCTGATGTTAAGTACATTGTGGACTTTTGTCTCACTAAGATCTTGATGACCGATGTGGTGACGAATTATGtctctttgaaattggagtTTGCCGACAAAAATAGCTGCATTCAACGCATGGGACGCGCCGGTCGTGTCTCGTAAGTTCACAATTGACCCCAAGGATGTTATTTTGAATTACGCGTGAGGCTTGGAATGGTTATCTCGTTTCCCCTAGATCTGGTCGAGTTTACAGATTGGTAAGAAAGTCCTTTTTTGATGAGTGTTTGGAAGATTCTCATCGCCCGGAAATGCAAAGAGCCCCACTCGACAAGATCATCTTGGAGACGAAACAATTGAACTTCGGGTCACCCAAGGAGTTGCTGGCTTTGGCGCTGGATCCGCCCGATTTGAACAATATCACCCAGTGAGTGAACCGATGTGAATATGTTTGTGATTGATCCAAAGTTCATGCCaaatctttgctttttttttaggaCTGTCATGACTTTGAAAGTGATTGGGGCTTTGTTGACCACTAGTGAGGGCAAAACTGTCATGGATGACGGTGATCTTACTCCCTTGGGAGAAATGATCGTATCCTTGCCCGTGGATGTCCGTTTGGCCAAGCTCATCATCCTCGGGCAGCTTTTCAATGTTCTCAATGAGACCATCGTCATTGCCGCATGTGTGAGCCAGAAATCCATCTTTGCCACTCCCTTGGAAGAGAAAATATCGTGAGTGAAAACCTGAGCGTTTGCTCGTTCCATGAACTTGAACCTGAGTTCTTACTTTCATCATTTGATTAGGGCCTACTCGTGCAAGATGCGA encodes:
- the LOC131879565 gene encoding LOW QUALITY PROTEIN: probable ATP-dependent RNA helicase spindle-E (The sequence of the model RefSeq protein was modified relative to this genomic sequence to represent the inferred CDS: deleted 1 base in 1 codon), giving the protein MDTKTLLSFFDLRQKFERVQIEDGRKLEEPDDPDAWDAVLAPTAGTTAEAGATASGSTPDEPYYVQYQKRELEAHRRRMADERLHPGRSGGGSILHRMSGAHSVAGSHMTGIEAASSLGGASELPPNPARPLSEDLLSKYNFDNVGLEAGSKLPIWGAKEAIVNTIDNNQVTIVSGYTGCGKTTQIPQFILNHAAHNRKYVNIVVTQPRRIAAKTVAKRVCTERNWPLGKLVGYKIGLDKEFSSPDTRLLYCTTGMLKKMIISKKHLYDWTHIILDEVHEREQDMDFALLLCKKLLNTNSLGVKLILMSATLNSSKLEDYFTRELPGVSFMEKPGRYEIKANHSRHQVNEIYLDRLVKYYPAGFDEPDMQDGPRLHDANIHLCKVILEQLEKLDGSESQDKNTGHVGPHHKHAVLVFLPGEAEIMRVKRVLEGGSKAKELGWVVHVLHSKVPLDLIELAFQDPPRGYRKVILATNVAESSITIPDVKYIVDFCLTKILMTDVVTNYVSLKLEFADKNSCIQRMGRAGRVSSGRVYRLVRKSFFDECLEDSHRPEMQRAPLDKIILETKQLNFGSPKELLALALDPPDLNNITQTVMTLKVIGALLTTSEGKTVMDDGDLTPLGEMIVSLPVDVRLAKLIILGQLFNVLNETIVIAACVSQKSIFATPLEEKISAYSCKMRWAQRTFSDCFAALYAFTTWKKHVQEGFFQNPSRRGEHKRQLEWCQKRFLQLKLKVSLQRVGISSDPMPNRPILTWAEKINPLHFAIFGAFYPNYFFQRHGITDQREIHKDLNGRSPTHSVYFTGFPIQQAKYGAIYADQVKALFQPCSIPPEKIHVEFNSSRIVVQFTPSLVDQASQETSNEKQFELRGLNNDLGLTGEIIPQVFVAMKLKPFGRHFRGKERESLAISIYDDAVAQRLDRAQRKRKVRREPASEDECINAMEIGQIPPPSVAVSTLNVSVVFSASPSCFFVQLRTPAASKDMQDIDDAIEFAIQNELLPPPRIIYNLKIGNVYVTDYVEPGVDEVLYYRVRLESILTADGNDLQNGVFTQMNPGTLPGQGILHRLWKYRCQICPRSPIDYPTSGQDLSESRDKSQALECTLARLKANPVLSQGMWTKQAKDVMVQLEDIMDLEAEIYSVVGRPSGPVMSITLYGNDRQFCVNEILKQPQTDNKPALAVETSESFLSESNHENRERSHLFSDEIAQYDANQTVLLESAESLCGSQSL